A genome region from Marasmius oreades isolate 03SP1 chromosome 5, whole genome shotgun sequence includes the following:
- a CDS encoding uncharacterized protein (BUSCO:EOG09264T0J) has protein sequence MNIIETLFGRTVTPAERLRQHQRSLAKAQRELDRERTKLEQSEKKLIMDIKKSAKSGQMNACKVMAKDLVRTRRYIQKFYQMRTQLQAVGLRIQTLRSNQQMADAMRGATRAMASMNRGLNLPAIQRIMNEFEKESSMMDMKEEMMSDAVDDVMNEAEDDEEEEGDKILKQVLDEIGVDLSQQLTDAPTGTALASPMTASRQPVALGLGETSGTSRGDEKNGGDPSAGGGGGAALSDEDALQARLDALRRG, from the exons ATGAACATCATA GAAACATTGTTCGGTCGTACTGTGACCCCAGCTGAAAGGCTTCGCCAACACCAACGTTCCCTCGCCAAAGCTCAACGGGAACTTGATCGAGAGCGAACGAAGCTAGAACAAAGCGAGAAGAAACTAATCATGGATATCAAGAAAAGTGCAAAATCCGGGCAAATG AATGCTTGCAAAGTCATGGCTAAAGATCTCGTCAGAACAAGACGCTACATTCAGAAGTTCTATCAAATGCGTACgcagcttcaagctgtcgGTCTCAGGATACAGACATTACGCAGTAATCAGCAGATGGCTGATGCGATGAGAGGGGCAACAAGG GCAATGGCTTCAATGAACCGGGGTCTGAATCTGCCTGCTATTCAGAGGATAATGAACGAATTTGAGAAGGAGAGTTCAATGATGGATATGAAAGAGGAGATGATGTCGGATGCTGTGGATGATGTGATGAACGAAGCAGAagatgacgaggaagaggagggagaCAAAATACTGAAACAGGTCTTGGATGAGATTGGGGTTGATTTATCACAACAG TTGACTGACGCACCGACCGGGACGGCGTTAGCATCACCAATGACAGCGAGTCGACAACCAGTTGCGCTGGGTTTGGGTGAAACTAGCGGAACCTCAAGGGGTGATGAGAAGAATGGAGGAGACCCTTCGGCGGGTGGCGGTGGGGGGGCTGCACTATCCGATGAAGATGCTTTGCAGGCACGTCTGGACGCTTTACGGCGAGGATAG